Proteins encoded together in one Catenulispora sp. EB89 window:
- a CDS encoding LysE family translocator has translation MVTLSQLLLVAGAAVVFAVVPGPAVVFIVTRSVDQSRRAGMASGLGVACGNLVLVVAAAFGLSALLTTSEIAYDVVRFAGAGYLVYLGVRRLLDRSVPSAAGEAAPQPLSRLFGQGLVVGVLNPKAALFIFSFLPQFVVQGHGAVAAQMLVLGTLVVAITLVSDCCYAALAGGVAQSLLRKPKVVRRQQIVAGCVYIGLGVAAAVSGPSHATAKAH, from the coding sequence GTGACGTTGTCCCAGCTCTTGCTCGTTGCCGGTGCGGCGGTGGTCTTCGCGGTGGTGCCGGGGCCGGCGGTGGTGTTCATCGTGACGCGGAGTGTTGATCAGAGTCGGCGGGCGGGGATGGCTTCGGGGCTCGGGGTGGCGTGCGGGAACCTGGTTTTGGTGGTCGCGGCTGCTTTCGGGTTGTCGGCGTTGCTGACCACGTCCGAGATCGCGTATGACGTCGTTCGCTTCGCCGGTGCTGGCTACCTCGTCTACCTCGGGGTGCGGCGGTTGCTGGACCGGTCGGTGCCGTCGGCGGCGGGGGAGGCGGCGCCGCAGCCGCTCTCGCGTCTGTTCGGGCAGGGCCTTGTCGTCGGTGTGCTGAATCCGAAGGCGGCGCTGTTCATCTTCTCGTTCCTGCCGCAGTTCGTGGTCCAGGGCCATGGCGCCGTCGCCGCGCAGATGCTCGTCCTCGGCACGCTCGTCGTCGCGATCACGCTCGTCAGCGACTGCTGTTACGCCGCGCTGGCCGGCGGCGTCGCGCAGAGCCTGCTGCGCAAGCCGAAGGTGGTGCGGCGGCAGCAGATCGTCGCCGGGTGCGTCTACATCGGGCTGGGCGTCGCGGCCGCGGTCAGCGGGCCCTCGCATGCGACCGCGAAGGCCCACTGA
- a CDS encoding carbohydrate-binding module family 20 domain-containing protein, whose amino-acid sequence MSSSPRTRARARSSGLAALTAAGVLVAGAVAFSTSLSTPLRSSSTSSTAPAGSSNDVIANLFEWNWPSVATECTTVLGPKGYGAVQVAPPQDSIRLAGATHAWWDVYQPVGYDLNSRMGSEAQFASMVSACHAAGVKVYVDAVLNHTAGSNQTSTDSYGGDSFNPATYTYGSIGYTSSNFHFDPPCPNSDLSIKDWNNATQVQECQLLSLSDLYTEQDSVRGKLAGYLNKLEGYGVDGFRMDSAKHIAQADMAAILAQTNNTNAGVRPYVYQEVMPGGSGALAPAAFEGNGNVLGFDYAYGIRSAFLGSISGLQNFGQGFEPSASDAVMVTNHDLERNGTALSYKDGATYTLATEFELAYGWGSTPQVYSGFDYSTNDQSPPADANGFVTGTVCETGVWECLDREQGVANLVGFHNVTRGLDVGNWWSDGNNAIAFSRGSAGWISVNNEGSAVSSSYQTGLPAGTYCDVVHGEFAGGSCSGPTVVVSASGTATVTTASKDAVAIDVDAVVGSSGPPPTSASSSPSSPSSSVAETFTVTGAPSGAPIYLVGSLSALGSWAPGSAIPLTQNGSQWSATVTLPASTAFQYKYIAKDAGGNVTWEPDPNHSAATGTSAASLADTWHGATATVSVAFNVNATTWYGQNVYVVGSIPALGSWNTASAVALSSAGYPVWSGAVALPPNTAFEYKYLKKDPDGTIEWESGANRTSSTGASGSVTLNDSWK is encoded by the coding sequence ATGAGTTCGTCCCCACGGACGCGCGCCCGCGCCCGGTCCTCCGGCCTGGCCGCCCTTACCGCGGCCGGGGTGCTGGTCGCCGGCGCCGTCGCTTTCAGCACCTCGCTCAGCACCCCTCTCCGGAGCTCGTCCACCTCGTCCACGGCGCCCGCTGGGTCGTCGAACGACGTCATCGCCAACCTCTTCGAATGGAACTGGCCCTCGGTCGCCACCGAGTGCACCACGGTGCTCGGACCCAAGGGCTACGGCGCGGTGCAGGTCGCGCCGCCGCAGGACTCGATCCGGCTGGCCGGGGCCACGCACGCCTGGTGGGACGTGTACCAGCCGGTCGGGTACGACCTGAACAGCCGGATGGGCAGCGAGGCGCAGTTCGCCTCGATGGTCTCCGCCTGCCACGCCGCCGGGGTGAAGGTGTACGTGGACGCGGTGTTGAACCACACCGCCGGGTCGAACCAGACCTCCACCGACTCCTACGGCGGGGACTCGTTCAACCCGGCGACGTACACGTACGGGTCGATCGGGTACACGAGCTCGAACTTCCACTTCGATCCGCCGTGCCCGAACTCGGATCTGAGCATTAAGGACTGGAACAACGCCACGCAGGTGCAGGAGTGCCAGCTGCTGTCGCTGTCGGATTTGTACACCGAGCAGGACTCCGTGCGCGGCAAGCTCGCCGGGTACCTGAACAAGCTGGAGGGGTACGGCGTCGACGGGTTCCGGATGGACTCGGCCAAGCACATCGCGCAGGCCGACATGGCCGCGATCCTGGCACAGACGAACAACACGAACGCCGGGGTGCGGCCGTACGTGTACCAGGAGGTGATGCCCGGCGGGAGCGGGGCGTTGGCGCCGGCGGCGTTCGAGGGGAACGGGAACGTGCTGGGGTTCGACTACGCGTACGGGATCCGGAGCGCGTTCCTCGGGTCGATCAGCGGTCTGCAGAACTTCGGGCAGGGGTTCGAGCCGTCGGCGTCGGACGCGGTCATGGTCACCAACCACGATCTGGAGCGGAACGGGACGGCGCTGAGCTACAAGGACGGGGCGACGTACACGCTGGCGACGGAGTTCGAGCTGGCGTACGGCTGGGGCAGTACACCGCAGGTGTACTCGGGGTTCGACTACAGCACCAACGACCAGTCGCCGCCGGCCGACGCCAACGGGTTCGTGACCGGGACGGTGTGCGAGACCGGGGTGTGGGAGTGCCTGGACCGGGAGCAGGGGGTGGCGAACCTGGTCGGGTTCCACAACGTGACGCGGGGGCTGGACGTCGGGAACTGGTGGAGCGACGGGAACAACGCGATCGCCTTTTCGCGGGGGTCGGCGGGGTGGATCTCGGTGAACAACGAGGGGTCGGCGGTGAGCAGCAGCTACCAGACGGGGCTGCCGGCCGGGACGTACTGCGATGTGGTGCATGGGGAGTTCGCGGGTGGTTCTTGTAGCGGCCCGACTGTGGTGGTGAGTGCTTCCGGTACGGCGACGGTGACGACTGCGTCGAAGGATGCGGTGGCTATCGATGTCGATGCTGTGGTCGGTTCCTCCGGGCCGCCGCCTACGTCTGCTTCCTCTTCTCCCTCTTCGCCTTCGTCTTCGGTCGCGGAGACCTTCACGGTGACCGGCGCTCCGTCCGGTGCCCCGATCTACCTGGTCGGTTCACTGTCCGCTCTGGGCTCTTGGGCTCCGGGTTCGGCGATTCCGTTGACGCAGAACGGTTCGCAGTGGTCGGCGACGGTGACGTTGCCCGCTTCCACCGCGTTTCAGTACAAGTACATCGCCAAGGACGCCGGCGGGAACGTGACGTGGGAGCCTGATCCGAACCACAGCGCTGCCACGGGGACTTCTGCCGCGTCGCTCGCCGACACCTGGCACGGGGCTACCGCGACGGTGAGCGTCGCGTTCAACGTCAACGCGACGACGTGGTACGGGCAGAACGTCTACGTCGTCGGCTCGATACCGGCGCTCGGGAGCTGGAACACGGCGAGCGCCGTGGCGCTGTCGTCGGCGGGGTATCCGGTGTGGAGCGGGGCGGTGGCGCTGCCGCCGAACACCGCGTTCGAGTACAAGTACCTCAAGAAGGATCCGGACGGCACGATCGAGTGGGAGTCCGGCGCCAACCGGACGTCCAGTACCGGGGCTTCGGGGTCGGTGACATTGAACGACAGCTGGAAGTAG
- a CDS encoding acetylxylan esterase, producing the protein MAFVDMTLKELRDYLPARTEPADFDAFWAATLAEARETGLGARFEPVETRLTTVAVEDVTFHGFGGQPVKGWLVRPASATGPLPTIVEFVGYGGGRGLPHERLVWASAGYAHLTMDTRGQGSAWQVGDTPDDGPAGNSFPGFATRGVLDRDTYYYRRLYTDAVRAVEAARTHPAVDPARVLVAGGSQGGGIALAVAGLVGDLAGVVTDVPFMQHIRHATEITDCTPYKEIAEFCKVHRDKVDRVFDTISSVDGTNFAARATAPALYSVALMDDICPPSTVFASFNHYAGPKEIEVYPYNGHEGGGAHHVARALEFARSVSA; encoded by the coding sequence ATGGCCTTCGTCGACATGACCTTGAAAGAACTCCGCGACTACCTCCCCGCGCGCACCGAGCCCGCCGACTTCGACGCCTTCTGGGCCGCGACCCTGGCCGAGGCGCGCGAGACCGGCCTCGGGGCGCGGTTCGAGCCCGTGGAAACGCGGCTGACCACAGTCGCGGTCGAGGACGTGACCTTCCACGGCTTCGGCGGCCAGCCGGTGAAGGGCTGGCTGGTACGACCGGCCAGCGCGACCGGGCCGCTGCCGACCATCGTCGAGTTCGTCGGCTACGGCGGCGGCCGCGGCCTGCCGCACGAGCGGCTGGTGTGGGCCAGCGCCGGCTACGCGCACCTGACCATGGACACGCGCGGCCAGGGCAGCGCCTGGCAGGTCGGCGACACCCCGGACGACGGGCCGGCCGGCAACTCCTTCCCCGGCTTCGCCACGCGCGGCGTGCTGGATCGCGACACCTACTACTACCGGCGGCTCTACACCGACGCCGTGCGCGCGGTCGAGGCCGCTCGCACGCATCCGGCCGTCGACCCGGCCCGCGTCCTGGTCGCCGGCGGCAGCCAGGGCGGCGGTATCGCGCTGGCCGTCGCCGGCCTGGTCGGCGACCTCGCCGGGGTCGTCACCGACGTCCCGTTCATGCAGCACATCCGCCACGCGACCGAGATCACCGACTGCACCCCCTACAAGGAGATCGCCGAGTTCTGCAAGGTCCACCGGGACAAGGTGGACCGCGTCTTCGACACCATCTCCTCCGTCGACGGCACGAACTTCGCAGCGCGCGCCACCGCCCCGGCGCTGTACTCGGTGGCGCTGATGGACGACATCTGCCCGCCCTCGACCGTCTTCGCCTCCTTCAACCACTACGCGGGGCCGAAGGAGATCGAGGTCTACCCGTACAACGGTCACGAGGGGGGCGGGGCGCATCACGTGGCGCGCGCCTTGGAGTTCGCGCGGTCGGTGAGCGCTTAG
- a CDS encoding maleylpyruvate isomerase N-terminal domain-containing protein yields MIRESYLAAAEAAANLLAHPAVAQAWDEPSALAGYTVSGLAGHLAGQVNVVAKVLDGSDLDPATEPVAALDHLLNARWLNAEPDGEVHLTIRASGAQYAEVGPKLLAEQTADVLDRLRRDLPGQPERRLVQFPWGPPALLLDDLLLNRMMELVVHLDDLAVSVAVPAPGLPVAATDAVIGLLAAVAARKHGPGALIRALSRAERASGSITAF; encoded by the coding sequence ATGATCAGGGAGAGTTACCTCGCGGCAGCCGAAGCGGCGGCGAACCTGCTGGCGCACCCGGCCGTGGCCCAGGCCTGGGACGAGCCTAGCGCCCTGGCCGGCTACACCGTCAGCGGATTGGCGGGCCATCTGGCAGGCCAGGTCAACGTGGTCGCCAAGGTGCTGGACGGCTCCGACCTCGACCCCGCCACCGAGCCGGTCGCCGCGCTGGACCACCTGCTCAACGCCAGGTGGCTCAACGCCGAGCCGGACGGCGAGGTCCACCTCACGATCAGGGCCAGCGGTGCGCAGTACGCGGAGGTCGGCCCGAAGCTGTTGGCCGAGCAGACCGCTGACGTGCTCGACCGCCTGCGCCGGGACCTGCCGGGTCAGCCGGAGCGGCGGCTGGTGCAGTTCCCGTGGGGCCCGCCCGCGTTGCTGCTGGACGACCTTCTGCTCAACCGGATGATGGAGCTTGTCGTCCACCTCGACGACCTCGCGGTCAGCGTCGCGGTGCCGGCGCCTGGGCTGCCGGTCGCGGCGACGGACGCCGTCATCGGCCTGCTCGCCGCGGTCGCTGCTCGCAAGCACGGCCCCGGGGCGCTGATTCGTGCGCTGAGCCGTGCCGAGCGCGCGTCGGGGTCGATCACCGCCTTCTGA